The Pseudomonas berkeleyensis genome includes a region encoding these proteins:
- a CDS encoding DUF2986 domain-containing protein, which produces MNRRKKIKQLLEAHAKKANAKLAPKSNKPKYISKADRAKLEAEAAQESVTAMPVE; this is translated from the coding sequence ATGAATCGCCGCAAAAAGATCAAGCAACTACTCGAAGCCCACGCCAAGAAGGCCAACGCCAAACTCGCGCCTAAAAGCAATAAACCCAAGTACATCAGCAAAGCTGACAGGGCGAAGCTGGAGGCAGAAGCGGCTCAAGAGTCCGTCACGGCCATGCCTGTAGAGTAG
- a CDS encoding LysR family transcriptional regulator, translating into MDITRLRTLRELARCGTMAATAESLHLTPSAVSQQVAQLEREADVALIERRGRGVVLTPAGERLVGHVERILMVLDEARSELAQLRSEIAGELRVAAFPSIAVAVVAETVRALRAAYPRLEVVVVELEPQESLGALAAWQIDVAVIDDLAVELNEKHENYAQIPLTQDLLHVLLPTDHPLAARDGLTIADLRDEAWALDSTSSSFGEFITNLCRRSGYAPRINAHCAGFEMVAAMVASGNSISVVSGLRLVHPLHGVTAVRLLPGIQRGVFLAYRKGERDHPAVNVFLDEAVYTADKVLGQPQSNV; encoded by the coding sequence ATGGACATCACCCGCCTTCGCACCCTGCGTGAACTGGCCCGCTGCGGCACCATGGCGGCCACTGCCGAGTCGCTGCACCTCACGCCTTCTGCGGTTTCACAGCAGGTCGCCCAGCTCGAACGCGAAGCCGACGTGGCGCTGATCGAACGACGTGGCCGTGGTGTGGTGCTGACCCCGGCGGGCGAGCGCCTTGTGGGACACGTCGAACGTATCCTGATGGTGCTCGACGAAGCGCGCTCGGAACTGGCGCAGCTGCGCAGCGAGATTGCCGGTGAACTGCGCGTCGCGGCGTTTCCCTCGATTGCCGTGGCCGTGGTGGCGGAAACCGTGCGCGCTCTGCGTGCGGCCTATCCACGGCTGGAAGTGGTGGTGGTGGAGCTGGAGCCGCAGGAAAGCCTGGGCGCCCTGGCCGCCTGGCAGATCGACGTGGCGGTGATCGACGACCTGGCCGTGGAGTTGAACGAGAAGCACGAGAACTACGCACAGATCCCGCTGACCCAGGATCTGTTGCACGTGCTGCTGCCCACCGACCACCCGCTGGCGGCACGCGACGGCCTGACCATCGCCGACCTGCGCGACGAGGCCTGGGCACTGGACTCCACCAGCAGCTCGTTTGGTGAGTTCATCACCAACCTGTGCCGCCGCTCGGGCTACGCGCCAAGGATCAACGCCCACTGCGCCGGTTTCGAGATGGTCGCGGCGATGGTCGCCTCGGGCAACTCCATCTCCGTCGTCTCCGGCTTGCGCCTGGTGCACCCATTGCATGGCGTCACCGCCGTCCGCCTGCTGCCGGGTATCCAGCGCGGCGTCTTCCTCGCCTACCGCAAGGGCGAACGCGATCACCCGGCGGTGAATGTATTCCTCGACGAGGCGGTGTACACCGCCGATAAAGTCCTCGGCCAACCGCAAAGCAACGTGTAG
- a CDS encoding L-serine ammonia-lyase has translation MAISVFDLFKVGIGPSSSHTVGPMRAAVLFTNALENHGYMPQVTRVAAELYGSLGATGKGHGSDKAVLLGLSGYEPDTVDVDQVPGYIEAIRRDKRIVLAGKHAVTFDEKADLKMFRKALPLHANGLRFAAFDAAGIQVHEATYYSVGGGFVVSEAILADGSKHKVIAPDATSLPLPFRSGADLLRLSREHGIGIAEIMRRNERHWRTDDETDAGLLEIWKVMQACVDRGCRTEGILPGGFKVRRRAAILARKLGGFQRSSLEDPLRMLDWVNLWALAVNEENAAGGRVVTAPTNGAAGIIPAVLHYYANAISGASERGVIDFLLTAGAIGILYKENASISGAEVGCQGEVGVACSMAAGALCAVLGGTPEQVENAAEIGMEHHLGLTCDPVGGLVQIPCIERNAIASVKAINAARMALYGDGSHYVSLDKVIKTMRETGADMLTKYKETARGGLAVNIVEC, from the coding sequence ATGGCTATCAGCGTTTTCGACCTGTTCAAGGTAGGCATAGGCCCTTCCAGCTCCCATACCGTCGGCCCGATGCGTGCCGCCGTGCTGTTCACCAATGCCCTGGAAAACCACGGCTACATGCCGCAGGTGACCCGTGTAGCCGCCGAGCTGTATGGCTCGCTGGGCGCAACCGGCAAGGGTCACGGCAGCGACAAGGCGGTGCTGCTCGGCCTCAGCGGCTATGAGCCGGACACCGTCGATGTCGACCAGGTACCTGGCTATATCGAGGCCATCCGTCGCGACAAACGCATCGTCCTGGCCGGCAAGCATGCCGTCACCTTCGACGAAAAAGCCGACCTGAAAATGTTCCGCAAGGCGCTGCCGCTGCACGCCAACGGCCTGCGCTTCGCCGCCTTCGATGCCGCGGGTATCCAGGTGCACGAGGCCACCTACTACTCGGTGGGCGGCGGTTTCGTGGTCAGCGAGGCAATTCTCGCCGACGGCTCCAAACATAAGGTCATCGCCCCGGACGCCACCAGCCTGCCGCTGCCGTTTCGCAGCGGTGCCGATCTGCTGCGCCTGAGCCGCGAACATGGCATCGGCATCGCCGAGATCATGCGTCGCAACGAGCGCCACTGGCGTACCGATGACGAAACCGATGCCGGTCTGCTGGAAATCTGGAAGGTGATGCAAGCCTGCGTCGACCGTGGCTGCCGCACCGAGGGCATCCTGCCCGGCGGCTTCAAGGTGCGTCGCCGCGCGGCGATCCTGGCGCGCAAGCTGGGCGGCTTCCAGCGCAGCTCCCTGGAAGATCCGCTGCGCATGCTCGACTGGGTCAACCTCTGGGCCCTGGCGGTCAACGAAGAGAACGCCGCCGGTGGCCGCGTGGTCACCGCGCCGACCAACGGCGCCGCCGGCATCATCCCGGCAGTGCTGCACTACTACGCCAACGCCATTTCCGGCGCCAGTGAGCGTGGTGTCATCGACTTCCTGCTGACCGCTGGTGCGATCGGCATCCTGTACAAGGAAAACGCCTCGATCAGCGGCGCCGAAGTGGGCTGCCAGGGCGAGGTCGGCGTGGCCTGTTCGATGGCGGCCGGCGCGCTGTGCGCGGTGCTCGGCGGAACCCCGGAACAGGTCGAGAACGCCGCCGAGATCGGCATGGAACACCACCTGGGCCTGACCTGCGATCCGGTCGGCGGACTGGTGCAGATCCCCTGCATCGAGCGCAACGCCATCGCCTCGGTCAAGGCCATCAACGCCGCGCGCATGGCGCTGTACGGCGACGGCTCGCACTACGTGAGCCTGGACAAGGTGATTAAGACCATGCGCGAAACCGGCGCCGACATGCTGACCAAATACAAGGAAACCGCCCGTGGCGGCCTGGCGGTAAATATCGTCGAGTGCTGA
- the sstT gene encoding serine/threonine transporter SstT, which translates to MNALKLLAAYYSNASLVLRIFIGLVLGTLLAWIAPAAALKVGLFGELFILALKAVAPILVLVLVTASLASRQSNQPTHIRPVLMMYLISTFSAAALAVCASFLFPTLLTLDVSSAEGNPPGSIIEVLHNLLTSIFVGPVQALNTSNYIAILAWAVLLGVFLRHAAPSTRTMLTDVSNAFTKAVQFVINLAPIGIFGLVASTLADSGFEALITYARLLIVMVSCMLIVTFVINPLIAYIKMRRNPYPLLMTVLRESAVTAFFTRSSAANIPVNLRLCEKLKLDRDTYSITIPLGATINMAGAAVTISVMALAATHTLGIPVDLPTALLLCVVSSLAAAGVSGVAGGSLLLIPMATSLFGIDAEIAMQVVSIGFVISVVQDSFETALNSHTDVVFTAAVSYANQAQEAGSAVPAQSNAAQADVSA; encoded by the coding sequence ATGAATGCCCTCAAACTTCTAGCTGCCTATTACTCCAACGCCAGCCTGGTGCTGCGCATTTTCATCGGCCTGGTACTCGGCACCCTGCTGGCCTGGATCGCACCTGCCGCAGCGCTCAAGGTCGGCCTGTTCGGCGAGCTGTTCATCCTCGCCCTGAAGGCCGTGGCGCCGATCCTGGTGCTGGTGCTGGTAACCGCCTCGCTGGCATCGCGCCAGAGCAATCAACCCACCCATATCCGCCCGGTGCTGATGATGTACCTGATCAGCACCTTCAGCGCCGCAGCGCTGGCGGTATGCGCCAGCTTCCTGTTCCCGACCTTGCTGACTCTGGATGTCAGCAGCGCCGAGGGTAACCCGCCCGGCAGCATCATCGAGGTGCTGCACAACCTGCTGACCAGCATCTTCGTCGGCCCGGTGCAGGCACTGAACACCTCCAACTACATCGCCATCCTGGCCTGGGCCGTGCTGCTGGGCGTGTTCCTGCGCCATGCCGCACCGAGCACCCGCACCATGCTGACCGACGTCTCCAATGCCTTCACCAAGGCCGTGCAGTTCGTCATCAACCTGGCGCCCATCGGTATCTTCGGCCTGGTCGCCAGCACCCTGGCAGATTCCGGTTTCGAAGCGTTAATCACCTACGCTCGCCTGCTGATCGTGATGGTGAGCTGCATGTTGATCGTGACCTTCGTGATCAACCCGCTGATCGCCTACATCAAGATGCGTCGCAACCCCTATCCGCTGCTGATGACCGTTCTGCGCGAGAGCGCGGTGACCGCCTTCTTCACCCGTAGCTCGGCGGCCAACATCCCGGTCAACCTGCGTCTGTGCGAGAAGCTCAAGCTGGATCGCGACACCTACTCGATCACCATCCCGCTGGGCGCCACCATCAACATGGCCGGTGCGGCCGTGACCATCTCCGTGATGGCGCTGGCTGCGACCCACACCCTGGGCATTCCGGTGGATCTGCCGACCGCGCTGCTGCTGTGCGTGGTGTCCTCGCTGGCCGCTGCTGGCGTATCCGGTGTGGCCGGTGGCTCGCTGCTGCTGATTCCGATGGCGACCAGCCTGTTCGGCATCGATGCCGAGATCGCCATGCAGGTGGTCAGCATCGGCTTCGTCATCAGCGTGGTGCAGGACTCCTTCGAGACCGCGCTGAACTCGCACACCGACGTGGTTTTCACTGCGGCCGTGTCCTACGCCAACCAGGCGCAGGAAGCAGGCAGTGCAGTGCCGGCACAGAGCAATGCTGCGCAGGCTGACGTCAGCGCCTGA
- a CDS encoding BCCT family transporter, protein MGNVPSHDTTPPSPVEAADGIPAPSGEANLIDTDYVIGQDNIKGQFVFALDIHGKVFTISALVAVIFVILTLALQTEVEPLFTALRDWLTHHMAWFFLGVANIFVLLCLGLIVSPLGRVRIGGRDATPDFSYLTWFAMLFAAGMGIGLMFYGVAEPVSHYTAALGGVTVENGVRTDWAPLGGAAGDAAEAQRLAMAATIFHWGLHPWAIYAIVALALAIFSFNKGLPLAIRSIFYPVLGERVWGWPGHVIDILAVFATLFGLVTSLGIGAEQAAGGIEHLFGIEATNASKVLLIIAITLVALWSVVSGLEKGVRRLSEINIFLAFLLLAFVVVTGPTLAIALGFFENLGAYLTHLPALSNPVGREDVNFTQGWTAFYWAWWISWSPFVGMFIARISRGRSVREFLIAVLLVPSLVSVLWMTTFGGSAFTQIGAGLGEVADAALELKLFALLAELPLSGIMSFLAVVLVILFFITSSDSGSLVIDTITAGGKVNAPVVQRVFWASIEGVIAIALLLGGGLVALQAMAVSTGLPFALVLLVGCISVVRGLMSEPR, encoded by the coding sequence ATGGGAAACGTCCCTTCGCATGACACGACCCCGCCATCCCCTGTGGAAGCCGCAGACGGCATTCCAGCACCGTCCGGTGAAGCCAATCTGATCGACACCGACTACGTCATCGGCCAGGACAACATCAAAGGGCAGTTCGTCTTCGCCCTCGACATCCACGGCAAAGTTTTCACCATCTCCGCGCTGGTCGCGGTCATCTTCGTCATCCTCACCCTCGCGCTGCAGACCGAAGTCGAGCCTCTGTTCACCGCATTGCGTGACTGGCTCACGCACCATATGGCGTGGTTCTTCCTCGGCGTTGCCAACATCTTCGTGCTGCTCTGTCTTGGTCTGATCGTCTCGCCGCTGGGCCGGGTGCGTATCGGCGGCAGGGACGCGACGCCGGACTTTTCCTACCTGACCTGGTTCGCCATGCTGTTCGCCGCCGGCATGGGCATCGGCCTGATGTTCTACGGCGTGGCTGAGCCGGTGTCGCATTACACCGCTGCCCTCGGTGGCGTGACCGTGGAGAACGGCGTGCGCACCGACTGGGCACCCCTTGGTGGTGCCGCCGGCGATGCTGCCGAGGCGCAGCGTCTGGCCATGGCCGCGACCATCTTCCACTGGGGCCTGCACCCCTGGGCGATCTACGCCATCGTCGCCCTGGCGCTGGCGATCTTCTCCTTCAACAAGGGCTTGCCACTGGCGATCCGCTCGATCTTCTACCCGGTTCTCGGTGAGCGCGTGTGGGGGTGGCCGGGCCATGTGATCGACATCCTCGCGGTGTTCGCCACCCTGTTCGGTCTGGTCACCTCACTGGGTATCGGCGCGGAGCAGGCTGCCGGTGGTATCGAGCACCTGTTCGGCATCGAGGCTACCAACGCCAGCAAGGTATTGCTGATCATCGCCATTACCCTGGTGGCGCTGTGGTCGGTGGTTTCCGGGCTGGAGAAAGGCGTACGCCGGCTTTCCGAGATCAACATCTTCCTGGCCTTCCTGTTGCTCGCTTTCGTCGTCGTCACCGGGCCGACACTGGCCATCGCCCTTGGTTTCTTCGAGAACCTCGGTGCCTACCTGACGCACCTGCCGGCGTTGTCCAACCCGGTCGGGCGTGAAGACGTCAACTTCACCCAGGGCTGGACGGCCTTCTACTGGGCCTGGTGGATCAGCTGGTCGCCGTTCGTGGGTATGTTCATCGCTCGCATCAGCCGTGGTCGTAGCGTGCGTGAGTTCCTTATCGCGGTGCTGCTGGTACCGTCGCTGGTGTCGGTGCTGTGGATGACCACCTTCGGTGGCAGCGCTTTCACCCAGATCGGCGCAGGCTTGGGTGAGGTCGCCGATGCGGCGCTGGAGCTGAAACTGTTCGCCCTGCTTGCCGAGCTGCCGCTGAGCGGCATCATGTCGTTCCTCGCCGTGGTTCTGGTGATCCTGTTCTTCATCACCTCGTCGGACTCCGGTTCGCTGGTGATCGACACCATCACCGCCGGTGGCAAGGTCAACGCGCCCGTGGTTCAGCGGGTGTTCTGGGCCAGCATTGAAGGGGTGATCGCCATCGCCCTGTTGCTCGGCGGCGGTCTGGTGGCGTTGCAGGCGATGGCCGTGTCCACCGGCCTGCCGTTCGCCCTGGTGCTGCTGGTGGGTTGTATCTCGGTGGTACGCGGGCTGATGAGCGAGCCACGCTAG
- the cls gene encoding cardiolipin synthase: protein MPADFGIPHLFAYLIATIHALGTLAAIHAVLTVRTAQGALAWGLSLFFMPYLTLLPYLIFGRSRFDAYVKARREADKEMHHAMAAQDWRPWVEEAKAAHLSPAYDRLRALPRLSHLPGLTGNRAELLIDGEATFAALFEALSSAQQVILLQFFIIRDDSLGRRLHDILLERAAAGVKVHVLYDGVGSHSLSSAFIDRLRRGGVQVHAFPTRSGLFNRFQLNFRNHRKIVVVDGEIGFLGGLNVGIEYLGQKPPLSPWRDTHVEVRGPVVASLQEAFAEDWYWACQQLPPLLMPSKQDEPGLLCQVIASGPADPQETCSLLFVEAIHAARERVWLSSPYFVPDEALFAALRLAVMRGVDVRLLLPARPDHRIVYAASSLYAFEALRAGVRVFRYQPGFLHQKALLIDHDACVLGSANLDNRSFRLNFEVSLLTFDEGFNAKVADMLEEDFSRSRELVNADRRNVHRLQQLGMRVARLISPIL from the coding sequence ATGCCTGCGGATTTCGGCATTCCCCACCTGTTCGCCTACCTGATCGCCACCATTCACGCGCTCGGCACGCTTGCGGCCATCCATGCCGTGCTCACCGTGCGTACCGCCCAGGGCGCGCTGGCCTGGGGCCTGTCGCTGTTCTTCATGCCGTACCTGACCCTGCTGCCGTACCTGATCTTCGGCCGCAGCCGCTTCGACGCCTACGTGAAGGCGCGCCGCGAAGCGGACAAGGAGATGCACCACGCCATGGCCGCACAGGACTGGCGCCCCTGGGTCGAAGAGGCCAAGGCCGCGCACCTGTCACCAGCCTATGATCGCCTGCGCGCCCTGCCCCGGCTGTCGCACCTGCCCGGCCTGACCGGTAACCGCGCCGAGTTGCTGATCGATGGCGAGGCCACCTTCGCCGCCCTCTTCGAAGCCCTGTCCAGCGCCCAGCAGGTGATCCTGCTGCAGTTCTTCATCATCCGCGATGACAGCCTCGGCCGGCGCCTGCACGACATCCTGCTGGAGCGCGCGGCCGCCGGGGTGAAGGTGCATGTGCTGTACGACGGCGTCGGCAGCCACTCGCTGTCCAGCGCCTTCATCGACCGCCTGCGCCGTGGCGGCGTACAGGTGCACGCCTTCCCTACCCGTTCCGGGCTGTTCAACCGCTTCCAGCTGAATTTCCGCAACCACCGCAAGATCGTCGTGGTCGACGGCGAGATCGGCTTTCTCGGCGGCCTCAACGTCGGCATCGAATACCTCGGCCAGAAACCGCCGCTCTCGCCCTGGCGCGACACCCACGTGGAGGTACGCGGGCCGGTGGTGGCCAGCCTGCAGGAGGCGTTCGCCGAAGACTGGTACTGGGCCTGCCAGCAGTTGCCGCCGCTCTTGATGCCGAGCAAGCAGGACGAGCCCGGCCTGCTCTGCCAGGTGATCGCCAGCGGCCCGGCCGACCCGCAGGAAACCTGCTCGCTGCTGTTCGTCGAGGCGATTCATGCGGCGCGCGAACGGGTCTGGCTGAGCAGCCCGTACTTCGTGCCCGACGAGGCGCTGTTCGCCGCGCTACGCCTGGCGGTGATGCGCGGCGTCGACGTACGCCTGCTGCTGCCGGCGCGCCCGGATCATCGCATCGTCTACGCCGCTTCCAGCCTGTATGCCTTCGAGGCGTTGCGTGCCGGAGTGCGGGTATTCCGCTACCAACCCGGCTTCCTGCACCAGAAGGCCTTGCTGATCGACCACGACGCCTGCGTGCTGGGCAGCGCCAACCTGGACAATCGCTCGTTCCGCTTGAATTTCGAGGTCAGCCTGCTGACCTTCGACGAAGGCTTCAACGCCAAGGTCGCCGACATGCTGGAAGAGGACTTCAGCCGCTCGCGCGAACTGGTCAATGCCGACCGGCGCAACGTGCATCGCCTGCAGCAACTGGGCATGCGCGTGGCGCGACTGATCTCACCCATCCTCTGA
- a CDS encoding substrate-binding periplasmic protein has product MKRLFILLCLSLYAWPVLAQEELRVGVELQPYQPYSDVQNGEYRGYARDLLDAFAEEYGYHFVYTPLPVRRLLSDFLSGRVDLKFPDHPQWNANQKAGHDIHYSQPAAPYIDGILLKPNYLGLGKGHIRLLGTQNGFTPWPYLADVRSGRIRLIQANQIDSLLRMAVSDRVDAVYLNPQVVAHQLRKMRLPADILVFDPELDHVRDHYYLSSINHPQVIAAFDRFLQERAELVAALRLRHGL; this is encoded by the coding sequence ATGAAAAGATTGTTCATCCTGCTCTGTCTCAGCCTGTACGCCTGGCCCGTCCTGGCGCAGGAGGAGCTTCGCGTCGGCGTCGAGTTGCAGCCCTATCAGCCGTATTCCGACGTGCAGAACGGCGAGTACCGCGGCTACGCACGCGATCTGCTGGATGCCTTCGCCGAGGAGTACGGCTACCACTTCGTCTACACGCCGCTGCCGGTGCGACGGCTGCTCAGTGATTTTCTCTCCGGCCGGGTCGATCTCAAGTTTCCCGATCACCCGCAATGGAACGCGAACCAGAAAGCCGGCCATGACATTCACTACAGCCAGCCGGCCGCGCCCTACATCGACGGCATTCTGCTTAAACCGAACTACCTGGGGTTGGGCAAGGGGCACATCCGCCTGCTCGGTACGCAGAACGGCTTCACCCCCTGGCCCTACCTGGCGGACGTTCGCTCCGGGCGCATCCGGCTGATCCAGGCCAACCAGATCGACTCGCTGTTGCGCATGGCCGTCAGTGACCGCGTCGATGCCGTCTACCTCAACCCGCAGGTGGTCGCCCATCAACTGCGCAAGATGCGCCTGCCGGCCGATATCCTGGTCTTCGATCCCGAGCTGGATCACGTGCGCGATCACTATTACCTGTCGAGCATCAACCACCCGCAGGTGATCGCGGCCTTCGACCGCTTTCTCCAGGAGCGCGCCGAACTGGTCGCGGCGCTGCGCCTACGCCATGGCCTGTGA
- a CDS encoding PepSY-associated TM helix domain-containing protein, whose amino-acid sequence MRPILVLLHRWCGLFIALFLFTAGLTGAVISWDHELDEWLNPHLFDAQSAGPAQDPLQLVDALEARDPRLQVSFMPLALEPGHALGIFVDPRIDPATGKAYKLGFNQLGVDPVTGDIQGQREWGAISLSRENLLPFLYKLHYSLHIPEGFGIELGVLFFGIVALVWCLDCLVALWLSFPNLRSWRKSFAFRWRQGGYKLNFDLHRSGGVWVWLLLLILAVTSVSMNLERQVVRPLVELFSPLTPSPFASRTPVTLDEQIVPQLDRRQAIAVASAEARRLGWQAPPGGLFHSAEFGVYGVGFYAPGDDHGSAGLGNPWIYVDSRSGELAGAHVPGTGSAGDIFLQAQFPLHSGRIIGLPGRILVSLLGLVVAGLSLTGLVIWAKKRRSRVLADQRSRAASQAMA is encoded by the coding sequence ATGCGTCCGATTCTGGTATTGCTGCACCGCTGGTGCGGCCTGTTCATCGCCCTGTTCCTGTTTACCGCCGGTTTGACCGGCGCCGTCATTTCCTGGGATCACGAACTGGACGAGTGGCTCAATCCACACTTGTTCGACGCGCAGAGCGCCGGCCCGGCCCAGGATCCGCTGCAATTGGTCGATGCGCTGGAGGCACGCGACCCGCGCCTGCAGGTGAGCTTCATGCCGCTGGCGCTGGAGCCGGGCCATGCGCTGGGGATCTTCGTCGACCCGCGTATCGATCCTGCGACGGGCAAGGCGTACAAGCTGGGCTTCAACCAACTCGGGGTCGATCCGGTAACCGGCGATATTCAGGGGCAGCGTGAGTGGGGCGCGATTTCCCTGAGCCGGGAGAACCTGCTGCCGTTTCTCTACAAGCTGCATTACAGCCTGCATATCCCCGAGGGTTTCGGCATCGAGCTGGGCGTGCTGTTCTTCGGCATCGTCGCCCTTGTCTGGTGCCTGGATTGCTTGGTGGCGCTGTGGCTGTCGTTCCCCAACCTGCGCAGCTGGCGCAAGTCGTTCGCCTTTCGCTGGCGCCAGGGTGGCTACAAGCTGAACTTCGATCTGCATCGCTCGGGCGGCGTCTGGGTCTGGCTGTTGCTGCTGATCCTCGCTGTCACCTCGGTATCGATGAACCTCGAACGCCAGGTGGTTCGCCCGCTGGTGGAGCTGTTCTCGCCGCTGACGCCGAGCCCCTTCGCCAGCCGCACGCCGGTGACTCTGGACGAGCAGATCGTGCCGCAACTCGACCGGCGCCAGGCCATCGCCGTCGCCTCGGCCGAAGCCCGGCGTCTTGGCTGGCAGGCGCCGCCCGGTGGGTTGTTCCACTCGGCCGAATTCGGTGTCTATGGCGTCGGCTTCTATGCGCCGGGCGATGATCATGGCAGTGCCGGCCTGGGCAACCCGTGGATCTACGTCGACAGCCGCAGCGGCGAACTGGCCGGCGCGCACGTGCCGGGCACCGGCAGCGCCGGCGATATCTTCCTGCAGGCGCAGTTCCCGCTGCACTCCGGGCGCATCATCGGTCTGCCAGGGCGCATCCTGGTGTCGTTGCTGGGGCTGGTGGTGGCGGGGCTGTCATTGACCGGGCTGGTGATCTGGGCGAAGAAGCGGCGCTCGCGTGTGCTGGCCGATCAGCGCAGCCGCGCTGCGTCACAGGCCATGGCGTAG
- a CDS encoding DUF3617 domain-containing protein produces the protein MRRHTRCALFLTFALAPALASAVQLQPGVWEVSAHNMQVGGQAMPGMDQILAQMKNLPPEQRQMMEGMMAERGVKLGAGGVQICLTEEQIKAQDIPLQDPNSGCNQQITERSGNLWKFRFTCPQAQGEGETRFISDKEFTTQVKGTYKGQPSSMESQARWIGADCAALK, from the coding sequence ATGCGTCGTCACACCCGTTGCGCCTTGTTTCTCACCTTCGCCCTGGCCCCAGCACTGGCCAGCGCCGTACAGCTGCAGCCCGGTGTCTGGGAGGTCAGCGCGCACAACATGCAAGTCGGCGGTCAGGCGATGCCGGGCATGGATCAGATCCTCGCGCAGATGAAGAACCTGCCGCCGGAGCAGCGCCAGATGATGGAAGGCATGATGGCCGAGCGCGGCGTGAAACTCGGTGCCGGCGGAGTGCAAATCTGCCTGACCGAAGAGCAGATCAAGGCGCAGGACATTCCCCTGCAGGATCCCAACTCCGGTTGTAACCAGCAGATCACCGAACGCAGCGGCAACCTGTGGAAATTCCGTTTCACCTGCCCGCAGGCTCAGGGTGAAGGGGAGACACGTTTCATCAGCGACAAGGAATTCACCACCCAGGTCAAAGGTACCTACAAAGGTCAGCCAAGCAGCATGGAGAGTCAGGCGCGTTGGATCGGGGCGGATTGTGCGGCGCTTAAATAA
- a CDS encoding DUF1850 domain-containing protein, with protein MIGLCLGLAGVVWAELPVPAFTLAWTHTIEKIRWEEDYRVTAEGLVLGEARVKGSGAGMEIPDGAELRNGSWHYQRQLPPLQPLRVGRTPEAGDYQLCIDQRCRPMSDWLGPPQASQPTLELWSCELGSASSDAK; from the coding sequence GTGATCGGATTGTGCCTGGGGTTGGCCGGGGTGGTCTGGGCAGAACTGCCCGTGCCGGCCTTCACCCTGGCCTGGACGCACACCATCGAGAAGATTCGCTGGGAAGAGGATTACCGCGTCACTGCCGAAGGCCTGGTTCTCGGTGAGGCGCGGGTCAAGGGTTCCGGCGCCGGTATGGAGATTCCCGACGGCGCCGAACTGCGCAATGGCAGCTGGCACTACCAGCGTCAGCTACCGCCTTTGCAACCCCTGCGAGTGGGGCGTACGCCCGAAGCCGGGGATTACCAACTGTGTATCGACCAGCGTTGTCGCCCGATGAGCGACTGGCTAGGCCCGCCACAAGCGAGCCAGCCAACGCTGGAACTCTGGAGCTGCGAGCTGGGCTCCGCCTCGTCTGACGCGAAGTAG